The following nucleotide sequence is from Megalops cyprinoides isolate fMegCyp1 chromosome 6, fMegCyp1.pri, whole genome shotgun sequence.
AGACGCAGCTCAAGACCCTCTCCCAATTCCCTGAGACCCTGCTGGGGGACCCCAAAAAGCGGATGCGCTACTTTGACCCGCTGAGGAACGAGTACTTCTTCGACAGGAACCGTCCCAGCTTCGATGCTATCCTCTACTACTACCAGTCAGGCGGCAGACTACGACGGCCAGTCAACGTGACCCTGGACATTTTCTCTGAGGAGATTCGTTTCTACGAGCTGGGGGAAGAGGCTATTGAGATATTCCGGGAGGATGAGGGCTTCATCAAGGAAGAGGAGAGGCCTCTCCCAGACAATGAGTTCCAGAGGCAGGTGTGGCTGCTCTTCGAGTATCCTGAGAGCTCAGGGCCAGCCAGGATCATTGCCATCATATCGGTGATGGTTATTCTCATTTCCATCGTAAGCTTCTGTCTAGAGACCCTGCCTGTATTCCGCAACGATGAGGAAGAGATGCACAGGATCATCCAGCCCCTTTCCAACAACACCTTCAGCTACCAGTCCACCTACTTCACCGACCCCTTCTTCATCCTGGAGACACTCTGCATCATCTGGTTCTCCTTTGAGTTCCTGGTGCGTTTCTTCGCCTGCCCCAGCAAAGCGGGATTCTTTGTCAACATCATGAACATCATTGACATTGTGGCTATCATCCCCTACTTCATCACCCTGGGCACAGAGCTGGCTGAAAAACCAGAGGATGGCCAGCAGGGTCAGCAGGCAATGTCTCTAGCTATTCTCAGAGTGATCCGACTGGTGCGTGTCTTCCGAATCTTCAAGCTCTCCCGGCACTCCAAGGGGCTTCAGATCCTTGGCCAGACCCTGAAGGCCAGCATGAGGGAGCTTGGACTGctcatcttcttcctcttcatcgGGGTCATCCTCTTCTCCAGCGCTGTCTACTTTGCTGAGGCAGATGAACCAGCGTCCCAGTTCTTCAGTATCCCTGATGCTTTCTGGTGGGCTGTTGTTTCCATGACTACAGTTGGCTATGGTGACATGGTCCCCATCACCATTGGGGGGAAGATCGTTGGGTCCCTCTGTGCCATTGCTGGCGTGCTGACTATCGCTCTACCTGTGCCTGTCATCGTCTCTAACTTCAACTACTTCTACCACCGCGAGACAGAGGGTGAGGAGCAGGCCCAGTACTTGCAGGTCACCAGTGTCCCCAAGGTAGACTCTACTGAAGACCTGAAGAAGAGCCGGAGCGGCTCCACCCTCAGCAAGTCGGACTACATGGAGATCCAGGAAGGGGTGAACAACAGCAACGAGGACTTCCGTGAGGAGAACCTCAAGACGGCCAACTGCACCCTGGCTAACACCAACTATGTAAACATCACGAAGATGCTCACGGATGTATAACCACTTGGGATGATCACatcaggggtgggggtggagggtgcGGCTTGAAGGACTTAGGGGGCTGTGGGGCTAGGGTTCTGGGATGGTGCAAAGGAGGTTACCCTctcatttttggaaaaacatgGAGCCCAAGCCGCTGGATCTAGGAATAATTGTGTCACACAGAGGATGAACATGGACTCTTTGCTCTCCATGAccttccacccccacccctgctcaTTCTCTCCATCCTTTCAGATCCTCCAGATCCAATTCCGCATTCTTGTTTTGCTGTCTGCATGGAAACAGTCTCGTGTGTGACTGGTCAATCGTCAATGTCCTGCTCGCAGTAGTagccaaaactgaaaacaaataataaaaaaggacacCGTACTGTAGCATGAGGGGATTCTGACTCCTGCTCGCTAGACCCCGCTGCCCGTGTGCCTCCCTGCTACCCCCCCGCATGTGTCCTCGTCCCCTACCCTCAAAGACACGTCACAGTTCCCTGCACCTCCAAAGAATGCCATTTGCGTGCTTCATTTTtgccctctgctgctctctttaGGGTGTAGTGACCCAGAAGGCTCGATATGTTcaaggagaaagacagaggggaaacGCGCATCTCCTGATCAGCATAATTAAAGCTGAGCCAACCTCTGTAAAGGGCTGAGAGATCCTTGAAATACACTACGTAAATGTAACCCATTACCACGGCTGCCCTAAGAGAGAAGACTGTTTGTCAGTTCTGTAAGGGTCTCCTATACTGACACCAATGAAGGATTCACTGGGGCCTAGTATATTCTTTTGTAAGCAGATAAGCATACAGTGTAAACGTAGTCGTATGACCTATCGTACTCCTACTGCTTTGCTCCTGAATTTTAGTtggagggaagggaaggggaggggaagtTCCCTCCTCTTTTTTGCCTGTGCTAGTTTTACAGAGCTTTGAAAACAGAGCGAATGTCTGTaagtggtttattttttattcctttcttgtgcatatttattttgtgcgGCTGTTCCTTGTCCTAATGTTCCGTCCCAATCCCGCTTGACTCCCAAATGTTGCGGCCATTCTGAGTTGGAtccttcctctctatctctgccttgtgtcacacacaaatcgggggggggggggggggggggggtggattctGAAAAACGATGGGGAAAATTATCTACCTTTTGTTTGTCGTTTCTTCTGCCCCTGACAAAATAGTCTTCCTGTCTCCTATATAACATCCAAACATTGCTGTAATTATGcagcttcctcctctctgtagaCAGCAGGAGTAGGATATTGACATTTCCCtgacattgtgttttaatgaagcAAAAAGCCAGCTGACTTCTCAGGGCTCTGCTGCTCGACATGCATTCGACTTAGTTGAACTCATGAATCAAAACTCTTGTTTTTATACCCATTTAATGCAGAGTTCATTTTCTGAGTGCATTTGACTCATTCTCATATGCAGGAAATAATTGGAACTTGTATAAAATTATGTTTACCCTTAACCTGTTTTTTCAACTGGTAGGAAGCTATTCTAATAGATATAATAATGTAGTGCTGCATGACCTAAAACAGTTGTTGTGGCATGCATTTcagtatgaaaataattaaGAACAAAGCTAGTagttttataattatatatgtatatggatAAAATACATAtctaaatatacatatatgcatatatatgtatgaaatatatattatatacatataaatgcaaagttacataaatacaaagttatttatatgtaagtatatataacatatatagaTATGCATATAACTAAAGGTTTTTCTActttatcattttacattatttttttatcattttgagcACTAATACTGTAGGTTGAATTCAGGTTCTGCCCGTAGGAAGGCTGTTAATTGTTCTGTGCTGTGGGAGTGGAGAGAACAGAGTGCCAAAGAAATGTGCATTACACTGCGTCCATTTTCAGTGCAACAAATGCATCACTCATATCCAGCAGGATCATCGCTGCCGGGTCACAGTATGGGATGGTGCATTTTGAGCAAGATTTTTCCTCCATTGTAAGAACTACCTTAATGAACGGGCTTCACAGTATCTACGGTGTTAAATCACCCAGAGAAAAAGTAATCTGCTGCACCAACAGATTATAATAGTGGAACACAGTATCCATTTCGATCTACAGCTAGTGTCAAATTAGGACACCATAGTTACCTCCAGCCCTGGTAATGCTGCATTGCTTTGGTTTTAGCCTGAGGCAGCAAAGCATTACAAGCTTTATCTGTGGGTCATTGTTTATGCTGCTGTGGTTTTAAAGCCCAGAGTGGCTCATCTTAAGATGGATGCCACAGTGGTGGTCCTGCATTTGTGTTTGGGCCATGCAGATTCATTGGGAAAAAGGTTCTGTGAACTGATTTGTCCTCTGCCAATATGTGTCTTTGACATGTCTTTGCTTCAGTGTAAGATCAGCTCAGCCCAGAAATTAACGAATAacaaaatggattaaaaataaCCTTTCAAATCAGGGCATTTACAGGTCAGAAAATGATAGCCTTCTGCTGTGACGAGTTGATTCCAAAATGTCTCGATTCCTCAGTAGCAACAGGAGGTAGAGAGTATCATGTGTGCAATTTGGGAAGCTGTCACTactctgaactctgaactgGTACCGAGAATGAGAGAGGCATGTCCTGAGGTTTCCTGTAGAATTTGAGTGGCTCTCCATGGATATCAAACCTCCACCCCAGCACCTTCCCAAACCATTCACCCTCTCAATTCATTCTCACCCTCTCAGTCCTAACATCTGGGTGAGTGATGTCCAGGTGATGTCcgagtgtgtatctgtgtgtgtgtgtgtgtgtgtgtgtgtgtgtgtgggtgcgtgtgcgcgcgtatgtTCATGCAATGTCAGAGATGTGCCAGAAAGTAGGCTAGATTTGCCCAAAAGGAAACAACACCCTAAATCAGTCCCTATAGTGGACCAGCTGAAAAGCTTCAGCTCCAGAAACAAAACTATGGAGCAATGTCAGAAGACATTTCAGACAGTGTCTAAAATGAATGGATTCAGGGTGGTGTTGAGGAATCAGAGCAGCTTCTAGATGCTTTTCATCAAATTGTAGACCTCTCTCTACAGGAcctgtgtatatatttacacattgcATGAAGGCAGAAATGAGAGAAGTTGGGTGGATATCTGTGGTAGTAGAACCTACATATTAGTGCATTGTCTGtgtacagacacatatacaaaGATGGACAAATCCACATTCACAACTGTACAGAAAATAATATGCTCACTTTAATAACTTAAAATGCTAAATTTGGCTATAAAATACCCTTTTCTATGTGAAAGTATGTCTTAAGGAATCCCTGTGTACAATTAAAAACCAATAATGAAATGCAACTAAGTATTACAACACCTGCAACTACttcatgttttaaatacaatataGGTGAGAATGTGAATTATAGTCAAGCTTACTGTCGTAACTTTTCAATGCCTCATTTGTAAACCCCACAGACTGtttatatacacatgcatatttcatattagccgtttatttattcatgtattgctcaagtggggaaaaaaaatctatgaatgTCTTTTCATGCTATGCAGTGGGCCTCCCTTGAACATTCCATTTTGTGCAGTTAATAGGATTGTCTGCACATTCATGCAGTCACACACTTATGCAGATGTGAACATACGTGCAGAGGGACATGCAGGATGACAGATGTCAGCTTCTGCCGCGTGCCTTTGGCTTTTATGTGAATGCAAAGGAGGTATTGATCTATTGGTCAGGGTCTCAGTTATGGccagcctgctgcagctccctgaCAGTAGGTTGTAAATGAGGCAGGCAGGGTGGCTCGTAAACGCACCAGGCAGCAGTTGTTTCAAGGAGCTGGTATTGATTTGCAGGCTGAGCTGTCGAGTCTGCCGTCTCTgtgaaccccccccaccccaccccacccacgCCACCTACGGAGGCACCCCTGAAATATGCTTCAGGAGcagtctgagggacatggcTGGGTTGTGATGGGTGAGATGTGcttccactcacacacaaccttgcagaaacaaaacacttgcTGATCCATAGGTAACgtcatgtgtatatatacatataaatactgtttttaaagtaccttctctctctcactctgtgtttgtgtgtgtgtgtgtgtgtgtgtgtatgtgtgtgtgtgcgtgtgtgcgtgcgtatgtgtgtgtgtatgtgtcatcATGGTCTCACTTGATAGTAGAGCCCACACAATTGTAGCTCCAAAACCTCATCTTGCTCTTCTTCATCAAGAAGGCCTGAGTTCTGCTATCTTCTGTACAAAGCTGAAGTTTTCTATCAAAAGGAACACCTGGGgacaacaaatgacaaaaagggGTATATAAACAAAATGGGAGAATCACTATGCTTTGTGTCTATGAAGTCTGgatataaaaatacatgatgCACTTTACAAGGACGAGAAAAGGATCAATCTAAAGACAATCtatgaagagaaaataaaaagactgCAAATAGAATGCATATAGCTAATCCTTCCAAATGATCATAACCATCATACCAATAATATCAGTAATgatgacaataacaacaataataataacctcAACAAATTGTCTTGTGTTTCTTTCTGGAGTTTCTTGTCATATGCTAACAGATGAATTTCGGTATTCACCCTTGAAAAGTGTTACAATGGAACCAAATGCTGTTTACAATTGTAAGGgctttgtttgcattttcagaTTCTGTTGCTGCTTGTAGTATACCTCTTGAAGTCCCTAACCATTTTCAAAAGGCATTATGTATAGAGTGATTTACGTTgccaaaaaatccaaaaaaatgGGTGATGTTCTTCGATTCTTTGGCTTTTCAAACTGAGAAACTACTGTTGTGTCTGTTACCTGTGCTCAGATTCCCCCCTTAGTCTATGTAACTGCAGACATCTTGGAGGGCAGTCATCTACCAGTGTGCTGTGCTTCCTTTGATAAGTGCACAGAATGCGCTCTGCGGttgactgagagagggaagagttcTCTATTTATAACATCATGCACACTGTCAGGGGAATCAGAATGCCCTTTTTCCCGTCAAGTCCCTCCCCCCTTAGAGGCCCATCAGTGTTTATGCACAAATCTGTACATCTAGCCTTGACAATGCCTTCACATCTTGTATAATAGGCActtgatttaaaatgctttacAGATTCCTTCCGGTTCTGTCACAGATATCTGGAGGTCTTGTGTGACTAGGTTCTGATCTGACTCAAACATATTTCCAAAATTGCTGTCACTtaatatgatgtcataatgttcTACAATTTTTTAGAGACCTTGGGAAGGCAGTaggatttaaaatatatatatatatatatttattgaaaatacccagtacttttttcccatttgcatAGCACTGTAAGAAATGTCTGAGCAGGATAAACTGAGTTTGTGAGTCCAAGCATCCAGATTGTACTGTATGCTTGTATGTCAGTTGTAGTCACAAAGGAAAGCTATATAATACCTTTTCAGTgctttcctttccctctgctCCGGGCTGATAGtataacatttaacattgcTGGGATCTCTTAAATATGTAAGACAAATACTGAATCTGAATTTATAGTCTCGTATCACTCCCAAATCCTTGCAAGATGGACACACTTGTGTGTCAAATCCTTGCAATGTTCAATATCAATGTCAATGTTCAGGTAGTTCCAAAGCATTGGTGATACAAGGGACATAGTTATATTGTTTGGTTTAGTTCTGATCATAGGATGTTTCAGAATTACATGTGTAGAAAGGACAGAGAACTCTCCTGAATTTTCAGTGTCCAATATGCTGGCTGTAATTAACCCAGTTCACAGACCTGTTTAATTACATTAGATCCATGTCTTTTGCTGTTGTAGCATGGGATATAAATGATTTATGCTGCAGTGGAATGGCAGATGCATTGCAGTCCTGTCTTCAGATTTACAGAACTCAGACTCCTCAGACGTGCTACAGTTCAGTAGAATGGTGTAGAAGCCTCAGGGTTGCTATGACACAGTACAGCAGAATTGGACAGAACCATCACTGTTGCTATGCTACAGTGCAGTATGGTGTCAGAGCCACAGTGTTGCTatgcaacagcacaaacaatgggaccaaaattgtttatgtttatgctGCTAAACAGCATTGGGTTGGATTTTCAGTGTTAACATCTTAACAATGCAGTAGAAATCTGAGTGTTGCCGTGCAAAAGTTCTGCATAGTGTTGCAGAAGCCTCCATGTTGCTATGCTGTAGAGCCATTGAATGGGGCACACACTATGCAATGATGCAACACAGTAGAATGGGGTAGAGTCCTCTGTTGCTATGGTGCAGCACATTGGAATGGGTCGGAAGTATATGACAGAACTAGAAAGCTGTGAGCTGGGGTGGAACTTGAATGTTTTGCTCATGGagaaaaagtcattttgaaacTGGTGTTTCGCAACCCCTGTTCAAAGTAGTTTTGGGCAGGTTTGTGGGTATGTAAAATTGGTGAAGGTATTTGGCTTGGAGTGTAGGCTAGGTTGTGGCTGCCACTGCAGCAATAGGGGACATTTAATGTCATGGTTGCGGTGAATACATTTGATATTTTCACATATAGCCTATGTGTGTAGTCATGTTACAGCGCAATAAATTGTACAAATattggttagggttaggttcaAAATTTTGAATGATATTTTATATGTGAATGATTGTGAATGATTTCTGTATATGAAAGACAAGCACACACTCTGTCATGCAGATGTTTTTCACCTGAATGTTGATATCAGTATCTTTACCACTTTAGAGGCTTTACACAACATTTTCCTCCTGTACTCAAAGCAGCCCTGGTAGCCAGGGGTATGTTTGTCAGACAAGGCACAGGTCTTTGGAGGTTGGGTGGAGCACCTGCGATGATTCATTTGCACCTTCACTCACCTGCTGACAATTAGGACACCTGCCTCAGGGGCCCGACTGTTTTCAGAACAGCAGCTTGGAGTCTGTACTCTCAAGTTGTCAGTTAAGTAGAGCTCAGTTAAGTACATTCCACACCTCTGAGTTATAGCAGATGTTCACACTGAAAGGTGTCATGGTAGGATTGAATATAGCTCTTTGAGTCTTGATCCAGTGGTAAGTGGATTTTGCAATGTAGGAGTTACATCTTTTCATTGCCATTATTGTGTGCTGCATAGCCTTCAAGGAGTtcttaacaaaaacattttcaaagaagaCTCATTTCTGTTGTCAATGTGAGAGTCATTTGTTTGGGTTGAATGTCTCTGGTTGACTGATAAGACCACATTGACAAATAGGACAAATGTATTGATGTCACGGTGCTGTCCCCATTGGTCATTACATACAATGTATAGGAACTAACTTGCAAATTGCTTTGTCATTCAAAGATGGGCATCCTTCCACATCCGCTAGGGGGATAGTCTATGGACCCACTGAAAGAATATTTACACTGGAAGaatctcccagaatgcagtcACATGGAGGTTTAATATTTGCAACAACATTCTCTTACTTTTTCTATATATTTCTCCTCCAAAAAAACAGCCGTATCTGTggggagcagtgtggtgtcatgGTAAGGGGGGCTCATAACCAAAGGCGGCAGGTTAGATTCCCTGCTGGtacgctgctgttgtactcttgggcaaggtactttgcTTAGAGTTGCCTTAGTAAACATacacctgtataaatgaatacaattgaaggtcactctggataagagtgtctgcaaagtgaaaataatgtaatgtaaatagtcTCCAACAAAATCTATGTTAGCTACCAACAAACTGTCATCAGTGTATGTAATGTTTGCAAAATTTATCTCCACTACTTGCACAAAAATGAACTGTAATGGGTATGTAAGGACTGAAAACATAagaaatatgtgtgtttattatgtAGTGCTGACCTGATGCTGAGAGCTCTGATAGTATGGTGGATAATCCATCCATATTTGCTGCTGCTTCAGTCTAAAACTGCAAGCTAGACTGAGACTTGGTAAAGTGTGAGCTACATAAAAAGTAAGTGCTTTGTCACCACTATATCATTAGAATTTGTAATTTAAGAAATCAATATATAAAATGTCTTGATGATAAACACAGCCTTGATTATCTTCTGTAGTTGTAAAGAGGAAGGTACAATGCAAAGCACTGCTACGCCTTCCAGAGTTTCTTTTGCAGACTTTTGAGTATCTAGACCAAGTGCTTAGTTAGTGTCCGGACGGCGGCTCTTGAAATGCCAATTGAAACACCTTTGCTATCTTTGTGCGCccataaaacaaaagaaaactacTTCCAAAGGGTGTTTCAGAACACAGCAAACAATTTCAAGTGACCTGTCTGTTGAAGAGTGAAATACTCACAATATTCAGGAAACATTCTGGCCACAGTGGCCATGAATGCACAGGCCATCTTGCCTAGTTATGAACAGTAGCACATGTTCAATGCAGTGGTGTGGTCTCAGACATAATCCCACTCAAATTTCTTTTTCGTTGAGTCTTCTGCTGCAGCACTGATTACCATTTAATCATGCTACTTATAGTATGGTCAGCTGATTtcaaacaaatcatttcagttaGAACTTGGAAAGCATCAGGTATTGTACAACTGCTGAGGCATTGACACATGACTATGAATTATTTGTCCCAAAGAAAGGATTGTTTATGGAATATGCTTGTTATGCTTAAAAAAGCCCCTGGGTTTCTTTATCgttgctttttaatgtacaGCATGTAGTGTTACAATTGATGTCTGCCATTAACTAGCATATCAGAAGTACTAAGCGCCAACACCCTGAGGATAAGCCATGAGGAGAAGACAGAGGAAGGTAGGTGCTTTGTAGCTCAACAAACACAAGATGCAGGTTATGAAAATTTGCAGTGTAACAGTGCAGTCAGGTATATTGGATGATAAGGCTTTTGTGTTAATCTGACTTTTTGTTATCTGTACTCATTGGAGACTGAGGATTTGTGAACCCTATCATGGACAAAGTTGTCACACGACaattagtttttaattttaacaattaaggtcattattattttatgttattggTGATTTTTATCACTATCGTTATTGGTTTTAAGCAGTCACAAATAGAGAGCATGTGGAAATCCCAGCCAGTACATGATTAATTAAATCTCTCTCCCCAGCAAGTATGAGTATCCAATCCCTGGACATATGGTGCTATCAGTGCTGATACTAATTTTAAGTTTGagtactttgtttttttctgtgttgtatgCTTATAATAGTCCATACAGTCTTGTGTAAAAGTTTTTTCTTACTGTAGctctctgtttgaaatgatgCAATCTTTTGAAGAGAGTAGTTAAAACAGAATCTGAACCTGTCAGCAAATCCTCAGCCAGCCTTTTTCCACCTTGAAAGATGTTGTTCTTCGACACCCGTAATGTCATTTACAGCTAAATTCTCTTACCCGCTGAAATTTTAGatgacagtgaaatgttttttaaaggtTGTTGCTGATTATGACTTTGGCTATGGAAATTGATACAACATTGATCCTTTCGGGCCACAAGGACAGTGCCAAGCATTGCTTGCACATCACTTCCAATCAGCTTAACCTTAAATGTGGAATGTCCTTTCATACCATTGCAGTCTTTGtcctgaaactgaaaaaaaaactttactgCTGCGgcttgaagtttttttttttggctaagCTTCAACCCCATCCCTGGATGCCAAGTCCATAAGTTTTACCtgtccagcttttttttttttagctcagaCACTGAccttgaatgaataaaaaaaacactgttttatcTGTTCTCTATTATAATTACCTTTCATAGTGAGAGAGTAATGATAATATTTGTATAATAATGTTAGTTTCACATATCACATATCTGTGAATAATGACTCATGTTGAACTTATTATGTCATATTGACACTGTTATAGATGTAGTAAATTTGCTAACATCAAGAAGCATTTCTGAATAtttgccaaaatatttttgtcatacTTCAGCATTTCAGTTCATCCAGAAGTGAAAAGCTCCCCAATCATCTGAGATGTTAGAAAGGGGAGACCTGCCTTGATCATACAGAGAGTTTCATAACAAGTCCTACAATGGGATTTACTGATATGTGCATGTTCTTATCCAGCTCACAACTAGAGATGAGGGGACTGTTCCAGGTGTGGAGGAAGGAGAATTTTCATAGGAAATTCACTGACCTGAAACTTACTTTCCAGACTGCAGTTTCAGAACTAGAATGTAAATGAGGAGATATAAATATCGAAATCATCCCCTTCAAAAATGTCCCTAATTCTATACACATGACAATGTGTAGGTTTTCACCATGAGTGGTGTCAGCCTCGTTTGCCTTTTGTTTTATAAGAAGCAGAAAGCAACATACAACTTCAATTGCATCTGGCTCTGAGTGTATTTAAGGACATGAATACATATATTATCTAGTTGTTAGtgagaataaaatatattctaataGCCTAATCCTGCATGAATGTGTTCAGTTTAATTGTGTATTCAaatttcttctctgtctctagGATAAGAATAGATTTGTAATTAATGGATTCTCCTGCTCTTTTGAAGTCTTTGAAGACCATTATGAGTATTGGAGGCTTACATCTCTGAGACTGGAATAGCTGAAGTATACTGGTATCTCAAAATCAgtgacaaaattaaattacaactTTCTTGTCTGAATATAGTAACACACAGACCTCTTGGCAAGCATAATTTACTTGGATGATTTCCGTTTGTAAATTACTTGTTAGTCATGGCATTAAATTTAGAGAGAATGGAGTCTTTCCCTTTTGATATGCTTC
It contains:
- the LOC118779047 gene encoding potassium voltage-gated channel subfamily A member 2-like, whose amino-acid sequence is MTVATGDPSDEAAAHPGHPQDAYDPEADHECCERVVINISGLRFETQLKTLSQFPETLLGDPKKRMRYFDPLRNEYFFDRNRPSFDAILYYYQSGGRLRRPVNVTLDIFSEEIRFYELGEEAIEIFREDEGFIKEEERPLPDNEFQRQVWLLFEYPESSGPARIIAIISVMVILISIVSFCLETLPVFRNDEEEMHRIIQPLSNNTFSYQSTYFTDPFFILETLCIIWFSFEFLVRFFACPSKAGFFVNIMNIIDIVAIIPYFITLGTELAEKPEDGQQGQQAMSLAILRVIRLVRVFRIFKLSRHSKGLQILGQTLKASMRELGLLIFFLFIGVILFSSAVYFAEADEPASQFFSIPDAFWWAVVSMTTVGYGDMVPITIGGKIVGSLCAIAGVLTIALPVPVIVSNFNYFYHRETEGEEQAQYLQVTSVPKVDSTEDLKKSRSGSTLSKSDYMEIQEGVNNSNEDFREENLKTANCTLANTNYVNITKMLTDV